In Gemmatimonadaceae bacterium, the genomic stretch TGATGCGGCCGTCCTGCGGCACGCGACGCTCGGCGATGTTGAGCTGCGCCATGATCTTGAAGCGCGAGATGAGCGCCGCCTTGAGCTTGAGGGGCGGCTTCATCACTTCCTGCAGCGCCCCGTCGATGCGATAGCGAACGCGCAGCTCGTGCTCGAAACACTCGAAGTGGATGTCGGACGCGCCCCGTTTGACCGCGTCGGTCAGGATCGCGTTGATCAGCTTGACGACCGGCGCATCATCGACCGCCGCGGCCAGGGCGGCCGCGGAGACATCCTCTTCCTGCTCCTCGACGACCTCGACATCTCCTTCGAGATTGATGTCGTCGAGGAGCGACTTCATGTTCTGGTCGCCCTGGTCGTACTGCTTGTCGATGACGTTGCGGAGCGTGAACTCACCCGCCAGGACCGGAAAGATGTCGTAGCGGGTGATGAACTTGAGATCTTCCAGGATCCCGAGGTTCGTCGGATCCGCCACCGCCACCGTCAGCGTCCGGCCGTCGCGCTTGAGCGGCAGGACCAGATGCTTGATGGCCTGCTCGGCGGGCACGAGCTTGATGATGCGCGGGTCGACCTCGAACTTCGTGAGGTCGACCGCGGGCATCCGCGACCCGCGCGCCACGTATTTGGTGAGCTCGACCTCGGGGAGGAGCCCAAGCTTCACCAGGGCATAGGCGAAGCTCGTCGAACCCTGTTTGGCTTCCTGACGCGCCCGCTCGTACTGCTCCCTGGTGATCAGTCCATCCCGGAGCAGGGCATCCGCGAGCTTCTCTGGAGCTGCCACCGGTGGCGCTGCCATGTGCGAGTCGGAAGTCGGTGCGAGGACGGAGAAGGCGGCACGGGGCGACGCCGGCAAGGCTCGGCGTGCGCCGTTCAGGGACGTATGCGACACCGGGGACGCCGCAACGGGCGTCCCGGATGACACACGAGAGGGACGCATCGACCGACCGAAGGTCACGTGCGGGGCCAGCCGCGCCAGCAACCTCGGACCGAGCCCTTTCACCTCACCGAGCGCCTGAAGAGTTGCGTAGGGTCCGTGAGCCTGGCGGTGCTCCACGATGCGACGGGCGAGCGAGGGGCCGACGCCAGGCAGGGCAACCAGCTCGGGCACGCCCGCCATGTTGACGTCGACCCGCACCGTCGAGCGCTGATCGTCAGGCGCTGCCCGCGTCGCCGTGGGTGCGCGGACGCTCCCTGGGTCCAGCGCGCCGGCCGGAGTCCGCTCGCGCCGCGGTCCGGCGACAGAATCGGCTGGAGGCGTGCCCGCGACCTTCGCGCGCTTCCTGGACCTCTTTCGGTCATCCAGACGGGCGCTGTCGAGGCGAGCGCGGTGCTCGCGCAACTCGGGCGCTTCCGTTGCCTGTCGCCCTGCGTGATTGGACACGGCGCGGAAGCCGACGCCCAGGGCGAGCAGGAGTCCGAGCACGAGATGCAGGCGATCCACCTTCATGGGCATGCGACAAGCTCGCGCGGCCAAAGGCCGGTCGCGCCATCGATTCCTTGCGCCCGGTGTCGATTGGTTGCAATCTCGCGCCGCCCCGTCGAACGGGTGCGCTCCTTCACCCACCCTCCGGTGAGCGACGACAGGACCACGCCGCAGGTGCGATCCCTGCTCCTCGCGAACCTGCTGACGTTCCTCGCCAGCGTGACGGGCGTCGCCTACGGCCTGTTCATCGCGCGGCCCGAGGACAACGTCGTCGCGATCGCGTGGCCGGCGAGCGCGGTGGCGTTCACAGTGATTGCGCTCTACGGCTGGCGCCTCTTCCCCGGGGTGGCCGCGGGAACGTTTGTCGCCGCCATTCTCGACAAGCAGCCGCTCGTTGGGGCGTTGGCGTTGATGCTGCCGACCGCCATCGAGGTCGCGATTGCGCGCGCACTGATCCGACCGTCCCGCATCGACCTGCAATTCCGCAGCAGCGGCGATTCAATCCGCCTGGCGCTGATCGCCGCACTGGGCAGCATGGGCGGCGCGGCGTGCGGGGTGCTGATCCTGTTCGTCCTGGGCGAACTGCCGCGCGATGGCATGCTCCGGGCGTTCGGGTCCTGGTCGCTCGGCGACGCGATCGGAATCCTCGCGTTCGGCCCGCCGCTGCTGCTCTGGCTGCAGAACCGGGATCCCATCGCGCGGCCGCGGCGCCTCGAGTTCGCGGCGATGATCGCCGGCACGCTGTTCCTGAGCGGGTTCGTGCTCTTCTCGTACGAACTCGGGACTTCGTCACGTGTGGTGGCGATGTGGATCGCGCTCTTCCCGATGCTGCTGTGGATGAGCGTTCGCGCCGAACTGCGGGTGGCTGCGGTGCTCGTGGCCGTGTTGACCATCGCGGCGACCCTCGGTGTGTGGCACGGGACCGGAGCGCTCGCCAGCCCGAGCGGCGCTGTGCGAGTGGTCGACGTGCAGGCCTTCCATGTCATGACGGTACTCATGGTCCTGGTGGGCGCGTCGTCGATGTCGGCGCGAGAACGCGCGTTGCGCCGGTCGCAGGACACCGAACGCAAGCTCTCACTGGTGTTCGAGGGGACGCGCGACGCACAGGTACTCTACGAGATCGGCGCCGACGGCGAGCCGCGCGTGCTGATGGCCAACCGTGCCTGGCTTTCGGCAATGGCTGCACTCCGGGGCGGCACGGGCGAGCGCGACCTCCTCGGCCGCACGGTCGACGAGAATCGCCGGCAGGTCGGGGGTCCTGCCGAGACGGCGGCAGCGCACCGTGCGCGGATGGACGAGGCCATCACACGTGGCGACGTGGTCGTGTACGAGATGACGGCGCCAAGCCCCATCGGGGAACGGAGCGTGCTGACCACGCTGGTGCCCATGCGTGAGGGTGAGCGCACACAGTACCTGCTCTCCACCGCCCGCGACGTCACCGAAACACGCGCATCGGAGCGACAACTGCGGGAGAGCGAAGTCCGCTTTGCCGCTGTGTCCGACGCGACACATGAGGTGCAGCACCTTTTCGTCGTTGGGCGCGATGGCGAGTTGCGCCTCGTGCATCACAATCGCGCCGCGCGCGAGCTGCAGCAGCAGCTCTGGCCCACCCTGCCGCACCACGCCTCGCTAGGGCTTTCGGCGGAGATGCTGCTGCGTGGCTGGCCGGGCTTCACGGACACGCATCTCGAGCGCAACCTGGGTCACGCGCGCGACGCCAGCGCGTCGGGACTCCTGCAGCGCTTCGAGGAACCGGTCGTCGTTGGAGGTGACGAGTCCTGGTGGGAGGTCACCCTGCTGCCGATCACGAACGAGCACGGGGCCGTCACGCACGTGTTGCGATCGTCGGTGGAAATTTCGGATCGCAAGCGCGCCGAGGAGACCGCGCGCCGTTTCAGCGCCGATCTCGAACGAAGGGTGCTGGAACGTACCGCGCAGCTGGCGATGGCCAACACGGAGCTGGAAGCGTTTGGCTATTCGTTGTCACACGACCTGCGTGCGCCGCTGCGGAGCGTCGAGGGATTCAGCCGGGCGCTGCTCGAGGATCTCGAGGGCGGTGAGACGGCGCATGCCCGCGATCACGCGCGGCGTATCCACCAGGCGGCCCTGCGGATGCAGAGACTGGTGGACGACCTGCTGCGACTCAGTCAGCTCTCCACGCAGCTGATCGAACGTACCATGGTCGACGTGAGCGCCATGGCCGGCGAGATCGCGCGTGAGATCGGGGCGGCACAGCCGGCCCGACAGGTGGCGGTGACCATCGACCCGGGAATGCGATCGCGCGCCGACGCGCGCCTCGTGGCGATCGCGCTCCACAACCTGCTCGACAACGCGTGGAAGTACACCGCGCGCCGCGACGATGGCGCGGTGCACGTTGGGCACATCCGTGACGAGGCCGAGACGCGGATCTTCGTGCGTGACAACGGCGTCGGGTTCGATCCTCGCTATGCCGCGCGCCTGTTCACCCCGTTCCAGCGCCTGCACAAGCCCGAGGAGTTCGAGGGCGCCGGCATCGGGCTCGCCACCGTGCACCGGGTCATCGCCGCGCACGGTGGTCGCGTGTGGGCCGAGAGCGCCCCGGGCGAAGGAGCGACGTTCTGGTTCACGCTCGAGCCGGACCCGCGCGCCGCCACGCCTACGGGCTGAGCAGCGCCCACGCCACGTCGCCCACGATCTTGAGCGAGACGGACGACACCTTGTCGATCGTGTCGTCAGGCGTGTGGTGCCAGGGGAACGCGAGGTCGATCACGTCGATCACCGGCAACCCCTTCGCCAGCAGCGGCACGTGGTCGTCCGTGATCGCGCCGATGTTGTCCGGAGTGAAATACTGCCCGTAGCCCAACTCTCCCGCCACGCGCCAGACCCGCTCCACCACGTCGCCGGCTTTCTCCACCGAGTGCCCTTCCTTGCCGATGGAGAGATCGCGATCGCCGATCATGTCCCACAGCACGCCAAACAACGGCCGGTATCCTGGCGATGGCAGGTGCTCGGCGAAATACGCGGCGCCGACAAGGACATCGGTATCGGGCGGGCCGAACGTGCCGTAGTCCTCACCGTCGGTGAACAGGAAGTCGACCCCGATCGAGGGAGGTGCCTTGACCAGCAGGTCGCCGAGCGCGATGAGCAACGCGACACCCGACGCGCCGTCGTTGGCGCCCGGGACCGGCAGGTGCCGCTGCGACGTGTCGCTCGCGTTCTCGGATCGCGGACGGCTGTCCCAGTGCGCCACGTAGAGTACGCGGTCGGTAAGCTCTGGCCGGTAGCGCGCAAGGATGTTGCGCATCGGCACCGTGTCGCCCGACGCCGTCACGTGCGTCCATCGTTGTTCGATGACGGTGTCCGCGCGCTCGCGCATCATCTGCACGATCCAGTCGCCGGCCTTCTGCGCCGCCTCCGTGCCCGGCACGCGCGGCCCGAATGCCAGTTGCTGGCGCACATACTCCAGCGCCTGTGCGCCGTCGAACGGTCGTGGCGCGGCTGACGGTCGCTCGCAGGCGACGAGCGCGGCGAGGGCCATCGGAACGAAACGTGAGATACTCACCTGCTGGCTCCGGCGAAGAACTGCATCTGAAAGACTGCGGTCAATATGTTCTGCACGATCCGGCGGTTGAAGTTCCGATCGAAGGTGGCGACACGTGAGGCCTGCAGGCTGAACTGCATGGTCTCCGAGAGATCGGTGTCGAAGTTGAGGTTGAAGGCGCGCCGCCCGTTGTCGGTGAGCCGGCTGCGCGCGCCAACGACCGCGGCGTTCGACACGAAGTTCTCGGCCAGCGTCTCCTGGTAGGACAGGCGCGCTCGCAGGGGAGAGTGCAGGCCCCAGGCGGCGGGGAGCCCGAAGGACTTCGCAATGTCCGTCACCAGATCGCTCGAACGTCCCTTGGCCAGGCTGCCGGGGAGCGAGTCCACACGACGCGACCAGGCGTACGTGCCACTGAGCGCGACATTGCCCCACACGGTCACCAGGTTGCCGGTCAGCGGCACGCTGAATTGTTCTGACCGCCGCACCTCGCTGCTCGCCAACCGCAGGTCGCTCGGCGTGGTCCACTCCTGTCGGGCGCGCAGGGCGCGCGCCGTGAGCCCGAGAGACGTGAACATGCCGCGCAGTGCGAGCGGCAGGCCGCTCCAACGCAGGGCAACATCCGGAAAGACCTGCTGCTCCCCTTCGATGCGCGTCGTGCGGTCCTCGCCGCGGCGATTCCAGTGGCGGCTCACGGTCCGTTGCGCGCGCTGGGTGATTGACACGCCGCCGCCCAGCGCGAAGGCGTTGGTCACGACGTAGTCGGTACTGGCTCCGGCATTGGCCGCGACGAACCCGCGCAGTGAACGGAAACCGTCGACAGGGCCGAGGCCGAACTGAAAGCCGAGTCCGGGGGCCACGGGGACGCCGTCGTATGAGGCCAGCTGGTTCCGCGTCACGGTCACATCGAACGGTCGGATCACCCGTGCCATTCGGGCCCAGGCGGAGCTGTCGCCGAGCCACGCACCGATGCCGAGCCCCGGATCGATCGTCGCCGCGGCCGTGAGATACTGCGTGTTCCCTGTGCGCCTGACGAGTGCCGGCGGTGCACCGAGTGGGTCATCGGACGACACGGCGAGCGAGCGGTTGTTCGGGTCGCGGAGCATGCCGTAGGTGGAGCCCAGGGCCAGGCGGGGCCTGATCCACGCCTGGACCGCCGGAGCAAAGGTGACGGAACTCGTCATCGTGCGCTCACGCTCGAGCCCAACGTCGACGCCGAGCAGGCTCCCCCGCTCGCGTCGCGCAGCGAGCGCATTCGGCGACGATCCGTCGTAGCTCCGGAGGTCGTGCACCGTCGCCACATCCCATCTGGCCGTGACCGCCGGCAGCAGCTTCCACTCGAGCACGCTCGACGACTGCCAGAGCGTCTGGTCGCTGGTGACGCGCGTCTCGGCATCGTCAGCGGCATCGGCCGGCTTGAGGAACGCAGATCGCCGATCGTCCGCGGAGACGAGCGACGAGGTCACGCGCACGTAGCTGGGTGACAACCGTAGCATCGTGGTAGCGCCGAGGAGGTTCAGGGGAATGCCTCCCGCGTCGGGTCGCGGCGCCGCGGGGGTATCGAAGAACCCCGTACTCGCCACGTCGAACCCGAAACGCATGTCGCGCAGCGCCGCGTCCTGGTATTCGGTCCGGTGGCTGGCGAGCGTCGCGGAGCCGTCGACGACGACGTTGTTCAGCGCGGCGAGATACCACGGACCTTCGGCCTCGGTACGCCGGACGTTGATGCCGATGCTGGTACTGCGCTCGCGCGGCGAGCGGAGCCCGGCCACGGAGGCGCCGCGAATGTCACTCCGTGTGAGGAACTCGGGGCCCGCGTGTGACGCGCGATGCGAGATGGTGAGCGGGATCGCGAGTCCGAGGCCCGGTGGCAGCGAGCGATCCAGCCGCCACGTCGCCGAGACCTCCAGGTCGTCGTTGGTGAGGAATGACGGCGCCTCGCCCAGTTGCCGGAAGTTTGGGTCTCGCCGCCGCATCGACACCCTGAGCGATCCGACATCGCCGGCGCTCAGCGTGGCGCTCACCTCCCCGGCGTACCCGATCGTGCTGACGAGGTCCGCCAGGCGGATGTCGTCCACCCACACCTCGGCGGTGTCGGCCGGAAACAGCGGGTCGGTGCCGCGCAGTGAATCCACGCGAATGATGCCCACGGCCAGCTCCTGCACCGCCGCAAGGTTGGGCGGTGTCACGGCTGGGTCCACCGTGTACACCATGTATCCGTCTTCACACGCGGCCAGTCGGCGCGCTCGCAACCCCATCGGTGGTGCGCTGCGCGCAATGATCACCGAGTCGACGCCGGTGCAGGTGCTCGACGTGGAGTCGCCGCGAAGGAAGGCCTCCTGCAGGCGCGCCCGCAACGCATAGAAGCGGTCGAAGCGCACGCGCACCTCGGGCTCCCACGCCGCGCGCGTCGTGCCTGACGAGGCCGGCGCGCGGTAGAGGTAGAAGTTGTCGGCGTCGCGGCCGAGCTTCACGAACACCTGCAGGTCGCTCACCTGCCCCCACCCGCGTCCACGGCCCCGGGCCCACAGGCGCAGTTCCCGGTAGCCCATGAAGCTCCGTTGTCCCTCAGGAAACCTGAAGAACGCCTCGGCGCGCGCGCCGACCTGCAGCTGCGTGGACAGGAGCCGAAGCGAACGCTCGTTGACCTGCTGCTGCTGGCTGCCAAACACCGATGAGGACTGATCGGGAGCGTCAGTGACGCCGGGCGGCGATTCGTAGAAGATGCCGCGCGTGGTGTCCCGGTCCTGCGTGCCGATCGTGGACGCGATGACGGTGCCGGTCAGCGACGTGCGTGTCCCGGCCACGCCCTCGATCGGTCGATCCGCGCGCTTGAGCCACGGCGCTCCGGCCACGCGCAGACGGGCGATCGGTGTCATCGAAAAGGCCGCGTCATCGAGCTGTTCGCCGGACACCACGGTGAGGCGCAGCGCGCGAATGCGTCGGATCGCCGGACCACCTCCGGTGGAGTCCGTCGGCGTGCCGAACGGGAGCCGCACGTGCACCCAGCACAGTCGTGCATCGGCCGGGATGCCACCGTTCACGTCGCGCACGACGGCCCCGCACTTGCCGACGCGTGTGTAGGCGCGCGTGTCGGCGAGGTTCACCACGAACCGCCGCACACGCTCGTTCTCGCGCTCGGCCGCACTGAAGTTCAGGGCGTTGTCCTGGTCGATGTCCTCCTCGTCGAGCCGCCCGTTGTGCGCCGTGCAGTTGCCCTGATTGTCGCCGAGTGGTCGCGTGCGGGAGCGACCGACGGTGCAGATCGCCACGTTGGAGTGCACGACCGGCTCCGGCGGACGCACGACCAGCAGCCGTTCGATCACGTCGCCGGCAAGGCCAAGGTCGTTCACGTCGGCGTTGAAGGCGCGGGAGAACGGATCCCGTTCGCTGTCGAGGCGATCATAGCCTTCGAGGTGACGTCCGAGGTACAGGGAGTCCGCGCCGCTGACGACGACGCTGTCGGGGCCCACGGCCACGGTGTTCTCCGACGGATCGCCGAAGTCGAACACCAGCGTCGGGTTGCGTCCCCGGCGCACTGCCGAGGTATCGACCAGCGTCCAGAACTCGAGGTGCTCGCCGCGGGACAGGTCGATGCCGCTCCCGGCCACACCGAACGTGGTCCGGATCGAGCGCCAACGGCGCCCGCCCAGGGTGGATCCGGTTTGCCACGCGTAGCGATTCCGCGTCGCGTCGTACTTGCCACCGATCGACAGAGGATAGAGCGAGAGCCAGAGGATCTGCTCTACAGCCGCAATGCCGGTGCCGGCGAGCGCGGCCTGCGGGTCGATATCCTGGATCGTGAACTGCACCAGGCGCCCGTCCAGCCCGGTGCCCGAGTTCTGCCAGGCCAGCGACGTCGCACGCATCGTGTCGAGGGTGCTGGCGCCGACTCGCGCACCGAGCACGCGACCGAGCGCCGGCTGCGACCCGAGCAGCCACTGCGCATCGAGCAGGTTCACATTGACGCTGCCCTCGTTGTCGAAGTCGAAGATGTAGGCCTGCTGGCCTTTGCGTTGTCGCGGTTGTGAAACGGCGACTTCGGCGGTCACGTCGAGGCGCGTGGTGGGCGGCGGCGCCGTCGGGTCGCGCGGCCGGAAGAGGAGCCGCGACAGTCGGGGAAGCTCCCAGCCGATCACGCCCGAGAGTCCCGCCACGACCGCCGCCTGCGGCTCCAGGCCTAACGAGGGCCGAGTGAAGGTCGTGCGCTGCGACTGCGAGATCGCCGTGAAGGCCAGGTGTCCTGATCCGAAGTTCCACAGCGACGACACACCCAGGATCGAGGTCGGCACGGTCGCGAACAGCGGATTTTCCTCGTATCGGACCACCAGCCGGCGCGTCACGCGGGCAAGCGTGTCCGGCCGCAGGAGCACCACGCGCCCCAGCTCGTAATCGATCTCGTAGTCCACGCCCTTGACGAGCGCGCGGCCCTCCAGGGCCAGTCGCTCGCTTCCCGGCCGGATCTGCACCGAGTTGAGCGCGATGGTGCCCGCCGACCCACCCGACACGTCGTAGCGCGCCGCGAGCCGGTAGAACGACTGGGGGTGCTGCGCCGAGTAGATGTATTCACTCGGCGTCCGGTAGATCGTGTCATTGGCCGCCACTTCGCTCGGCCGCGCGAGGCCGCGGCGCGCGAAGGGCTCGAGCGACGGGAACACCACGAAGCGGTCACGAAAGAGACGTGACCCGGGAACCGCCGCGACCAGCAGGTTCGGATCGTCGGGACGCGGCCACAGCCTGTTGTCGGCGTCGAAGCTCGCGGGGTTGTTCACCTGGGCGAGTCCAAAGAGCTGCAGGTATGTCGATGCGAAGCCGCCGGGAGGTTTCTCCTGCTCGGCGCTCGTCCCGGCCACGATGCGCAGCTGCACCGTCTCGCGGCGCAGGTCGTCGCCACCCAGGCGGTACACCGAACGGATCTCGCGCCGGAACGCCGGCTGTGCAGGGGTCACCTGCGGATCCCACACCAGGTGCGCCAACTGCGTCTTGCCGGTCTCGAACTCGAGGTCCGGCGTCCCGCCAAGCCGGGCAATCGTGGTGTCGCGGCCGGCCACCGTAAAGCGATACGCGACCACCAGTCGCTCGTTGTTGAGCGACAGCGGCCGCACGAGCGCGAGCCACAGGAGCGACGGGTCGATGTAGTAGTCCACGCCCTCGCGCAGGAGTTCGTAGACCTGGCCGCTGCGCGAGAGCGGATCACCAATCAGCTGGAAGCGCGGGCCATTGGGGTTGGGCGGCTGGCCCCCGAGGATCAGGCGATACACGAACATGCGCGTCGGCCGCACCGTGTCTGGCAGGGCATTCGCCAGCCGTTGCATCGCCCGGCCGTCGAGGATGTCGATGTTCGGATACTCGGCGCCCAGCAGCGTGGGGTCGATCGTGAAGAAGAATCGTCGCGGCTCGATCTGGTAGTCCTCGATCTCGCGCTGCTCCGTGCGAATCGTGCCGGCGCCGACGTGAAACACCTGGTCACGGATCACGTTGCCCTTCTGCTGCGCGGCGATCGCGGTAACGCCCACCGGTCCGAACCGCGCGGCCGCCTGCAACCCGAAGTTGCCACTCGGAATCCCGGCCGTAATGAAGCGCGACGGCGCCGGCGTGAAGAACACGTTGCCGACTTCCACTTGCTGCAGGATGTCCTTCTCCTTTCCGCGGTACGACAGCGAAATCGTGTTCGACCCGTCGAACTCGCGCTGAGAGTCGTAGTCCACGTCCACGTTCGTGCGGTCCGTGAACCCGCCGCTCGACCGCAGGTTGAACTGCGCATCGAGGGCCGGCGTGTAGGGCGCGCGACAACTGAACCCGGCGCGAAAGAGCACACTCGTGGCGCAGCGCTCGTTCTTCGTCTGCTGCGCCTTGGCCTCGAGTCGGGTGTTCAGTTCGATCCGCAGATCGCTGAGGGCGGCCAGGCGATCACGGAGACGGTGGGCCAGCGAGTCCACGGCCCCGTCGCGCCCGCGCGCCCGAGCCGAATCCCGGGGCGAGGCCACCCGTGCCGAGTCGCGGCGGGGTGACTGCGCCCCGAGCGCGGGCACGACCCCCACAGCAACCGCCAGCCACACGCCGGCACTGCGGCGTATTACCTGCCGGGCCAAGCCCATCATGCCGCCAGGGAGGGCTTGAAGGCGGCGCTGACGCTCAGCGGCTCGTTTCGCACCAATCGCAGGGGGCAGGGGTAGAAGCCCCCCGACCGTCGTCGGTGGCTCCGGGGTGGAAGCTATATTGCCGGGGCTGCGGGGAGCCCGAGAAACGCGTGAAAATACTCCACAAGTACGTCCTTCGAGAGCATCTGGGACCCTTACTGTTCGCCGTCTCGGCGCTCACGTCCCTGATGCTGCTCAACTACATCGCCAAGCGTCTTGGGGACCTCGTCGGCAAGGGGCTCTCCTGGCAGGTGGTCACCGAGTTCTTCCTCCTGTCCCTGCCCTTCACCGTGGCCATGACGCTGCCGATGGCCGTGCTGGTCGCTGTGCTCTACGCGTTCTCACGCCTGGCCGCCGAGAACGAGATCACGGCCATGAAGGCGAACGGCGTCTCCATGCGCCGGATCATGCTCCCCGTGCTCGGCTGGGGTTTCGTGTTCACGCTCGGCATGATCGCGTTCAACGATCGCATCCTCCCGCTGACCAACCACCGGCTGCGGACGTTGCAGGCCGACATCGCCCGAAAGAAGCCTTCGTTCGCCATTCGGGAGCAGATCATCAACGAGGTGTCACCGGGACAGTTCTTTCTGCGCACCAACCATCTCGATCCCGCCACCAACAAGATGCGGGACGTCACCATCTACGACCTCAGCGACGTCCTGCGCCGTCACACCATTTACGCCGATAGCGGCGAGATGGCCTTTGCCGGCAACGGAAACGACCTCAAGCTCACGCTGTACAACGGCTTCATCCAGGAAGTCCCCAAGGAAGAGCCGACCAAGATGCAGCGGCTCTACTATCTCGTGGACGAGATTCGCGTGAAAGGCGTCGCCAACGCGTTCGAGCGTGATTCGAGCGACACCTACAAGAGCGATCGCGAGATGTCGGTGTGCGAGCTGCAGGGCGAGGTGGCGCGCGCCGAACAGGACTTCTTTCGCGCGCGCGAGCGCTATGATCGCGCCCTCGAGGTCGCGCGCAAGAATCCCAATGGACACGTGGAAGTCGTGACCAACGCGACCGCGCCGACACCGGACCAACGTGCCCCGCGTCGCGCACGCGTGGGATCCCTCGGCCGATCGTACTGCGATGCCATGCAGCTCGTCGATACGCTCGCCGTTCCCTGGGTCAGGCGACAGGCGCAACGCGTGGCCATGGCCGTGTTGCCCGGGACCGCATACGCGCAGTCCTCGCAGGGGCAGGATACCGTGAAAGCGCGTCAGGATTCGGTGCGCCGAGCCGACTCCCTCAAGGCGGCGCAGCGCGTCGACTCGCTGCGTGCCGACAGCGCAAGCGCCCGTCGCGATTCGACCGCCCTGGTACCGCCGGTGGTTCCGGGGGCCATGCCGCCCACGACGATCCCGGGCCTCATAGTCACACCGCAGGGCGACACCATCTACCCCGGCGTGTCCGCGCCTCCGACCGCCGTCATGCCCGATCCGCTGGGGATCGCGCCGTCGACCGGACTCGCCCCCACCGTCCCGGCTTCTGTCGAGATGGAGACCGCACGCAGTGAGATGCTTCGCTGGCGCGCACAGATCAATCAGTACGCGGTGGAGATCCACAAGAAGTTCGCGATCTCCGCGGCATGCACCGTGTTTGTGCTGCTGGGCGCGCCGCTCGCGCTTCGGTTCCCGCGAGGCGGCGTGGGGCTCGTGATCGGCGTGAGCCTCATCGTGTTTGCGCTGTACTACGTTGGGCTCATCGCCGGAGAGTCGTTGTCCGATCGCGACATCCTGCCGCCCTCGCTGTCGATGTGGGCGGCCAACATTGTGTTCACGCTGGCCGGGCTGATCCTGGTGGCGCGCATGGAGCGCGACGGCGGCACCGCGCGCGGCGCCGATGCGTCGGAGATGTTTGGGGCCCTGCGCCGGTTTGGCCGGCGACTCGCGTTCCGCAAGGGGGACGCCTGATGCTGCGTTGGTTCCTGCGCCCCCTCGATCGCTACGTGCTGACCGAATGGGGAAAGATCTTTCTCGGCACCTCGCTCGGCTTCCCGCTGATTGTCACGATCTTCGATCTCACCGACAATCTCGACAAGTACCTCAACCGGGCATTGTCACCGAAAACCATCGCGTTGAGCTACGCGTACTGGTTCCCGGAGTCGATGCTCCTCGTGCTGCCGGCGGCCGTGCTGTTTGCGACCGTGTTCTCGATCGGCGCCTTTTCACGACACTCCGAACTCACGGCCGCCAAGGCATCGGGCGTCTCGTTCCATCGCTTCACGCTGCCGATCGTATTTGGCGCGTGCTTCGCGTCCGCGGTGGCCCTTGGGCTGAGCGAGTTTGTGCCGCGCTTCAACAAGCGGAGGAGCGAACTGCTGCAGGAGCGCAAGTTCACCACCGGGAACGAACGCTACAACTTTGCGTTTGCCGCCGAGCGTGGACGTGTGTACCGGGCCACGATGCTCAACGTGGAACGGGGCTACCTGGAGGGCCTGGAGATCGAGCGCAAGGGGCTGGAGTCCGACTCCACCTATCCCACGTGGATCCTCTCGGCCAACAACGCCATGTACCACCAGGGGTCCGGGTGGATGGTGCGAGAGGGCGCGTTCCACGTGGTACCGGAGCGCGGACGCAACCTCGCGATCAAGTTTGATTCCCTGCGCGATCG encodes the following:
- a CDS encoding M28 family peptidase; translation: MSISRFVPMALAALVACERPSAAPRPFDGAQALEYVRQQLAFGPRVPGTEAAQKAGDWIVQMMRERADTVIEQRWTHVTASGDTVPMRNILARYRPELTDRVLYVAHWDSRPRSENASDTSQRHLPVPGANDGASGVALLIALGDLLVKAPPSIGVDFLFTDGEDYGTFGPPDTDVLVGAAYFAEHLPSPGYRPLFGVLWDMIGDRDLSIGKEGHSVEKAGDVVERVWRVAGELGYGQYFTPDNIGAITDDHVPLLAKGLPVIDVIDLAFPWHHTPDDTIDKVSSVSLKIVGDVAWALLSP
- a CDS encoding MASE1 domain-containing protein encodes the protein MSDDRTTPQVRSLLLANLLTFLASVTGVAYGLFIARPEDNVVAIAWPASAVAFTVIALYGWRLFPGVAAGTFVAAILDKQPLVGALALMLPTAIEVAIARALIRPSRIDLQFRSSGDSIRLALIAALGSMGGAACGVLILFVLGELPRDGMLRAFGSWSLGDAIGILAFGPPLLLWLQNRDPIARPRRLEFAAMIAGTLFLSGFVLFSYELGTSSRVVAMWIALFPMLLWMSVRAELRVAAVLVAVLTIAATLGVWHGTGALASPSGAVRVVDVQAFHVMTVLMVLVGASSMSARERALRRSQDTERKLSLVFEGTRDAQVLYEIGADGEPRVLMANRAWLSAMAALRGGTGERDLLGRTVDENRRQVGGPAETAAAHRARMDEAITRGDVVVYEMTAPSPIGERSVLTTLVPMREGERTQYLLSTARDVTETRASERQLRESEVRFAAVSDATHEVQHLFVVGRDGELRLVHHNRAARELQQQLWPTLPHHASLGLSAEMLLRGWPGFTDTHLERNLGHARDASASGLLQRFEEPVVVGGDESWWEVTLLPITNEHGAVTHVLRSSVEISDRKRAEETARRFSADLERRVLERTAQLAMANTELEAFGYSLSHDLRAPLRSVEGFSRALLEDLEGGETAHARDHARRIHQAALRMQRLVDDLLRLSQLSTQLIERTMVDVSAMAGEIAREIGAAQPARQVAVTIDPGMRSRADARLVAIALHNLLDNAWKYTARRDDGAVHVGHIRDEAETRIFVRDNGVGFDPRYAARLFTPFQRLHKPEEFEGAGIGLATVHRVIAAHGGRVWAESAPGEGATFWFTLEPDPRAATPTG
- the tadA gene encoding Flp pilus assembly complex ATPase component TadA, whose protein sequence is MPMKVDRLHLVLGLLLALGVGFRAVSNHAGRQATEAPELREHRARLDSARLDDRKRSRKRAKVAGTPPADSVAGPRRERTPAGALDPGSVRAPTATRAAPDDQRSTVRVDVNMAGVPELVALPGVGPSLARRIVEHRQAHGPYATLQALGEVKGLGPRLLARLAPHVTFGRSMRPSRVSSGTPVAASPVSHTSLNGARRALPASPRAAFSVLAPTSDSHMAAPPVAAPEKLADALLRDGLITREQYERARQEAKQGSTSFAYALVKLGLLPEVELTKYVARGSRMPAVDLTKFEVDPRIIKLVPAEQAIKHLVLPLKRDGRTLTVAVADPTNLGILEDLKFITRYDIFPVLAGEFTLRNVIDKQYDQGDQNMKSLLDDINLEGDVEVVEEQEEDVSAAALAAAVDDAPVVKLINAILTDAVKRGASDIHFECFEHELRVRYRIDGALQEVMKPPLKLKAALISRFKIMAQLNIAERRVPQDGRIKLKIGNKVIDYRVSTLPTLFGEKVVLRILDKGNLTLDLEKFGIEPSAEQSLMEAIMNPYGMVLVTGPTGSGKTTTLYSALSKINNIDVNIMTAEDPVEYNLFGINQVQVRNEIGMTFAAALKAFLRQDPNIIMVGEIRDLETGGIAIKAALTGHLVLSTLHTNSAPETVTRLLDMGLEPFNVASALNLILAQRLVRRICPRCKKKYTPDETELAGAKVSVDTTLRELRFTERAVVDAKARATAEAAPHLEHLSLDTRIGDLPFFKGRGCEECAGTGLRGRQGLYEVMFMTPELRKLILMNVGAQEVKDAAIEQGMLTLRMDGWLKVLKGVTTLEQVIRETSV